One Kwoniella pini CBS 10737 chromosome 10, complete sequence genomic region harbors:
- a CDS encoding mitochondrial 54S ribosomal protein bL12m has translation MSLPRTILRSARASSSRLVLARPLSTSRPIFSEVAESSSSSNTPISPKISPIVDQISSLTLLEVSELVSALKTKLNITEIALPAASAAPTASASSSAESAEPAEEKPKEKTIFTVKLEKFEATAKAKIIREVKAIMPNMNLVEAKKFVESVPQTIKENLPKEEAEKLQKTLQDLGATVSLV, from the exons ATGAGT CTTCCACGAACTATCCTTCGATCAGCTCgagcatcttcatccagACTTGTCCTTGCTCGACCATTATCAACTTCTAGACCTATTTTCTCTGAAGTTGCcgaatcttcttcaagttcaaataCACCTATATCTCCTAAAATATCTCCTATCGttgatcaaatttcaaGTTTAACATTATTGGAAGTATCGGAATTAGTTAGCGCTCTTAAG aCCAAATTAAACATAACGGAAATTGCTTTACCCGCTGCATCTGCTGCTCCTACAGCATccgcatcatcatcagcagAATCTGCTGAACCTGCTGAAGAGAAACCAAAAGAAAAGACAATCTTTACTGTTAAATTAGAGAAATTCGAAGCTACTGCTAAAGCAAAGATTATTAGAGAGGTTAAGGCTATTATGCCTAATATGAACTTGGTAGAG GCCAAGAAATTCGTTGAATCAGTCCCACAAACAATCAAAGAGAACTTaccaaaagaagaagcggAGAAATTGCAAAAGACATTACAAGATCTTGGTGCTACTGTATCACTCGTATAG